In the Streptomyces sp. WMMC940 genome, TCGTCCGCCGGCCCCGCCGCCCCCAGCGCCTCCTCCGCGGCGGCCCGGTCCGTGACGTGGGGCAGCCGGCGGGCCGCCTCCGGGGACAGCCGCAGCACCACCTCGGCCCGCAGGATCGAGCGGGCGAACTGCGCGGCGCGCTCCTCCCAGAAGGCGGGCAGATCGAAGGACGCGTCCCGCTCGAAGCGCTCGTCGGTCAGGGAGACGGCCGTGAACCTGTCGATGCGGTAGACGCGGAACGACGTGCCGTCGGCGAGGGCACACAGGTACCAGACCCCGGCCTTCAGCACGAGGCCGTAGGGCTCCAGCCGGCGCTCGGCCTCCCGGTAGCGCGCCGTCAGCACCCGGTCGCCCCACACGGCCTCGGCGACCACCGGCAGCAGGTCCGGGGTCTCCGGCTCCTGGTACCAGCCGGGTGCGTCCAGATGGAACCGCTGGGCCGCGGAGCGCGAGGCGTCCCGCAGCGACGGGAGCAACGCGGCGGAGACCTTGAGGCGCGCGGCGGAGGCCGCGTCCTCCAGCCCCATCTCGCGCAGCGCTCCGGGCACCCCGGACAGGAACAGCGCCTCGGCCTCGCTCCTGGCCAGCCCGGTCAGCCGGGTCCGGTACCCGCCGACGAGCCGGTACCCCCCGGCCCTCCCGCGGTCCGCGTACACCGGGACCCCCGCCTCCGACAGCGCGAGCGCGTCCCGGGTGACGGTCCGCTCGGAGACCTCCAGCTCCCGGGCGAGCTCGGAGGCGGTCATGGAGGGGCGGGACTGGAGCAGCAGGACCATCTTGATGAGCCGGGCAGCGCGCATGGTGGCCATTGTCGCGGCTCGCACGGACGGGGGCGGCCGCCGGGGACGTCGGTGCGCCGGGACGGGCCGGGGACCGGAATGCGGACGCCCCCGCGGCCCGAGGAGGCTGCGGGGGCGTCCGGGAGAGCCTGGTGCCTGACGCGGCACCAGGGGCTCAGAAGCCGTAGCGCTCGCGGGCGTCCTTCACCGCGGACGCGGGGACCTCGCCGCGCCGGGCGAGCTGCGCCAGCGCCGCGACCACGATCGACTGCGCGTCCACACCGAAGTGGCGGCGCGCCGCCTCACGGGTGTCCGACAGACCGAAGCCGTCCGCTCCCAGCGACGACCAGTCCTGCTCCACCCACTGGGCGATCTGGTCCGGCACCTGCCGCATGTAGTCGCTCACCGCGAGCACCGGACCCTCGGCGCCCTCCAGAGCCTGGCGCACGTAAGGGATCCGGGACTCGCCGCGCAGCAGCGCCTCGTCCGCCTCCAGCGCGTCGCGCCGCAGCTCGGTCCAGGACGTCGCCGACCACACGTCCGCCGTGACGCCCCACTCGGCGGCCAGCAGACGCTGCGCCTCCAGCGCCCAGTGGATCGCCGTGCCCGACGCGAGCAGCTGGATGCGCGGGTCGTCCGCCGCGCCCTCGCCCTCCTTGAAGCGGTACAGGCCCCGGACGATGCCCTCGTCGACGCCCTCCGGCTTCGCGGGCTGCGGCATCGGCTCGTTGTAGACCGTCAGGTAGTAGAAGACGTCCGGGTCCTCGTCCGGGCGGGCCTCGCCGAACATCCGGCGCAGACCGTCCTTGACGATGGCCGCGACCTCGTAGGCGAACGCCGGGTCGTACGTGAGCGCCGCCGGGTTCGTCGCCGCGATCACCGGCGAGTGGCCGTCCGCGTGCTGCAGGCCCTCGCCCGTCAGGGTCGTCCGGCCGGCCGTGGCGCCGACGAGGAAACCCTTGCCGAGCTGGTCGGCGAGCTGCCACATCTGGTCGGCGGTCCGCTGCCAGCCGAACATCGAGTAGAAGATGTAGAAGGGGATCATCGTCTCGCCGTGCGTCGCGTACGACGACGCGGCGGCGATGAAGTCCGCCATCGAACCGGCCTCGGTGATGCCCTCGTTGAGGATCTGGCCGTTCTTCGCCTCGCGGTAGTACATGAGCTGGTCGCGGTCGACCGGCTCGTAGGTCTGGCCCTTCGGCGAGTAGATGCCGAGCGACGGGAACAGCGACTCCATGCCGAAGGTACGGGCCTCGTCCGGGACGATCGGGACCCAGCGCCTGCCGGTCTCCTTGTCGCGGATCAATTCCTTGACCAGGCGGACGAACGCCATGGTCGTCGCCACCGACTGGTTGCCGGAGCCCTTGTCGAAGGCGGCGAAGGCCTTCTCGGCGGGCGCGGGCAGCGGGGCGACCGGGTGGACGCGGCGGGCCGGGGCCGGTCCGCCGAGGGCCGCGCGGCGCTCCTGGAGGTAGCGGACCTCGGGGGAGTCCGCACCGGGGTGGCCGTAGGGCACCTGTCCGTCGGCGAAGTCGCCGTCCTTGATCGGCAGGTCGAGCAGGTCCCGCATGGCCTTGAACTCGTCCGCCGTCAGCTTCTTCATCTGGTGGTTGGAGTTCTTGGACGCGAAGCCCTCGCCGAGCGTGTAGCCCTTGACCGTCTGGGCCAGGATCACCGTCGGGGCGCCCTTGAATTCCAGCGCGGCCTTGTACGCGGCGTACACCTTGCGCGGCTCGTGGCCACCGCGCGAGAGGTGGAAGCACTCCAGGATCTTGTCGTCCGAGAGCAGCTTCGCCATCTCGACGAGCGCGGGGTCCTTGCCGAAGAAGTCCTCGCGGATGTAGGCGGCGTCGCGCGTCTGGTACGTCTGGACCTGCGCGTCCGGGACCTCGCGCAGCCGGCGGACCAGGGCGCCCGTGGTGTCGAGCTGGAAGAGCTCGTCCCAGGCGTTGCCCCAGAGCGTCTTCACGACGTTCCAGCCGGCGCCGCGGAACTGGGCCTCCAGCTCCTGCACGATCTTGAAGTTGGCGCGGACCGGGCCGTCGAGGCGCTGCAGATTGCAGTTGATCACGAAGGTCAGGTTGTCCAGGCCCTCACGGCTGGCCAGCGCGAGCGCCGCGGTCGACTCGGGCTCGTCCATCTCGCCGTCGCCGAGGAACGCCCAGACGTGCGAAGCGGAGACGTCCTTGATGCCGCGGTTGGTCAGGTAGCGGTTGAAGCGCGCCTGGTAGATCGCCGACAGCGGGCCGAGGCCCATGGACACCGTCGGGAACTCCCACAGCCAGGGCAGCCGGCGCGGGTGCGGGTACGAGGGCAGACCGTTGCCGCCCGCCTCCTGGCGGAAGTTGTCGAGGTGCGCCTCGGTGAGACGCCCGTCGAGGAAGGCGCGGGCGTAGATGCCGGGGGAGGCATGGCCCTGGATGTAGAGCTGGTCGCCGGAGCCGTCCTGCTCCTTGCCGCGGAAGAAGTGGTTGAAGCCGGTCTCGTAGAGCCAGGCGGCGGAGGCGAAGGTGGCGATGTGGCCGCCGACGCCGTGCTTGGCGCCGCGGGTCACCATCGCGGCGGCGTTCCACCGGTTCCAGGCGGTGATCCGGCGCTCCATCTCCTCGTCGCCGGCCGGGACGGGCTCGGCGGCGGTGGGGATGGTGTTGACGTGGTCCGTCTCCAGAAGCTTGGGCAGGTCGAGCCCCTCGACGCCCTCGGCGTGCTGGAGGGTGCGGCGCATCAGGTACGCGGCGCGATGGGGGCCGGCGGCCTTGGTGACGGCGTCCAGGGAGGCCGCCCATTCGGCGGTCTCCTCGGTGTCACGGTCCGGGAGCTGGTCGAGCTCGCTCGGAAGCATGGCTACGGGGTCGGTCATGACACCGCCTTCCGGAGAGGAGGGGGAGGTGGAGATGGGGCCTGTCTGGCAGGACGGGGCCGGGCGGACCGGTGAGTCCGTGGTGAACTGTAAGCCGACGATCGATGATCGATCAAAGCGTTGAGCGAAAAACTTCTCCAGGCCGAGAAAGTCGGCACAGGGTGCCTCGAAATGGGGCACGCGGTGCCGGTGCGCTGCGCCCCTCTCCGCGGCCCGTTCTCCGGCACCTGCTCCGCGCCGCGCCCCACTGCGGGCACGCGGGTGCGGGTGCCGGGCGTGGACGCGGCTGCGGGCTCCGGCGACGAGCGGCGGTCCGGCCCGCCTGGGGCCCGCGGGCGGGCGCCCGCCACGCTCCGACCGCGTCGACCACCGCGACCGGCACGCCGTGGAGCGCGCCACCCGACGGCCGAGGGTCACGTCGTGGATGCGCCACCCGCCGCGCGGCGGAACCTCGTCGCGAGGCGATCGAACGCCACCGCGAGCTCGTCCCCGTCGATCACCTCGATGTCGACGCCGAGCTGTGTCATCCACAGCGCGAGCCGGTCCGGATCGTCGGAACCCAGCTCGACACGGCACGTGGACTCGTCGACCACCTCGATGTCGACCGGGATGGGGATCTTCGCGGCGACCTTGGCGGCGGGAGCATGCACGAGTACCCGGGCGCGATACTTCCAGGCCGCCTTGCTGACGCGTCCGACCACGTACTCGACGACATCGTCCTCCGGGATCACCCGCGGCTGGAACCGCGCACCCGTCGGTGCGTGCGGAGCCATGCGGTCGACACGGAAGACCCGCCAGTCGTCACGGTCGAGATCCCACGCGAGCAGGTACCAGAGCGGCCCCCAGCTCACCAGCCGTTGCGGTTCGGTGTGGCGGGCCCCTTCGCTGCCCCCGGGCTTCGTGTATCCGAACCGGAGCCGTTCGTGGCCGCGGATCGCGGCAGCGACCGCGCCGAGAACCGAGAGATCGAGCGGCGGTTCGGCCCCTGGAACGACGCTCGTCGCCTCACGTACCGCCTTGACGCGCCGGCGCAGACGCGAGGGCAGCACCTGCTCCAGCTTCGCGAGCGCGGTGAGCGATGTCTCCTCGACGCCGAGCCTTTGGGTCGCGACCGCACCCAGTCCGACGGCGACGGCGACGGCCTCGTCGTCGTCGAGCAGCAGCGGGGGCATCGCCGTCCCGGCGGCGAGCCGGTACCCGCCCGCGACGCCGGGGCGCGCGTCGACGGGATAGCCGAGCGACCGCAGCTTGCCGATGTCGGCGCGCACGGTCCTCGTGCTCACATCGAGCCGGCCGGCGAGCTCGGAGCTCGTCCAGTCGCGCTTGAGCTGGAGCAATGACAGCAGTTCGAGCAGGCGGGCCGAGGTCTTCAACACGTTCTCCATCATTTCAGCAATCGCGGAAGCCAACCTGCCGCATTGCCTGGGAACGTCGGGGTCATGAACGAGAACAACGCACTCACACCGTTCCGCATCGACATCCCGCAGTCCGACATCGACGATCTGCGCGACCGGCTGGCACACACGCGCTGGCCGATCCCCGTGCCGGGCCGAGACGATCGCACCGACTTCAGCCGCGGCATCCCGCTGGGGTACCTGAAGGAGCTCGCCGAGTACTGGCGCGTCGGGTTCGACTGGCGTGCGCAGGAGGTGAAGCTCAACGAGTACGAGCAGTTCACGACGGTCGTCAACGGCCAGACGTTCCACGTCGTCCACGTGCGATCGACGAACCCGGAGGCCACCCCGCTGATCCTGAACCACGGCTGGCCGGGCTCGTTCGTCGAGTACCAGCGACTCATCCCGCTGCTGACCGACGAATTCCACGTGGTCGTCCCGTCACTGCCCGGCTTCGGGTTCTCCACCCCGTTGTCAGGGACCGGCTGGGAGCTGGCGCGGACGACGGAGGCCTACGCCGAGATCATGACGCGTCTCGGCTACGAGAGGTTCGCGGCCCACGGCACCGACATCGGTACGGGCACCACCAGCCGCCTCGCGGCGCTCCACCCGGAGCGCGTCATCGGCACGCACCTCGGCAGCGACCGCGCGTTGCTCTCGCTGGTCGGCGACAAGTTCCCTTACCCCGACGGTCTGTCCGATGACGAGATCGCCCAGATCGAGGCAGTGCGCACCGAGTACGCGGCCGAGCGCGGGTATCTCGAGATGCAGAACCACCGTCCCGACACGATCGGCGCGGCACTCACCGACTCGCCGGTCGGTCAGCTCGCGTGGATCGCCGAGAAGTTCAAGACCAGGACCAGCGGCGCCTACCGGACGCCGGACGAGTCGGTCGACCGCGACCAGCTCCTCACGAACATCAGCCTGTACTGGTTCACCCGCAGCGGCGCGTCGAGCGCGCAGTTCTACTACGAGGGCGAGCACTCCGGACTCGAGTGGGTCATGGCCTCCGGCGTGCCGTCCGGATGGGCCGTGTTCGACACCCACCCGGTCATGCGCCGCGCGATGGACCCGGGGAAGGCGATCGGCCACTGGAGCGAGTTCACCGAGGGCGGTCACTTCCCCGCGATGGAGGAGACGGAGCTGCTCGCGGACGACATCCGCACCTTCTTCCGCGGCATTTCCTGACTTCGCGTCAGGGCGCGCGGGCCACGAAGGCCCGAAGGCCCGGTCGGTCCGGCACGTCCAGGACCTCGTCGACGTCGAACCCGGCGGCGTTCAGCGACGCCTCGATCTCGTCCCGCTCGTAGGACCGCGGGGTCGAGATCGGGGTGACCACCTCGCCGTCGGGCAGGATGCCCCTGGGAGCGGCGGCGCTACGCGCGGGGGGCGCAGCCCAGGACGTGGGCCTTGACCAGCGCACCGATCCGCGGGTCACGCCGGCGGAAGGCCTCCACCAGTTCCTCGTGCTCCTCCGCGTACGACTTCTGCTTCGTCCCCAGCCACCGGATGGACAGCGCGGTGAAGACCTCGATCCCCAGGCCCTCCCAGGTGTGCAGCAGCACCCCGTTGCCGGCCGCCTTCACCAGTTCCCGGTGGAACGCCACCGTGTGCCGCACCTGCGCCGTCCCGTCCGCGGCACGGTCCGCCTCGTACAGCGCCGCGACGTGCGGTTCCAGCGCCGAGCAGTCGGCGGCCAGCCGCTCCGCGGCCAGCTCGGCGGCGATCTGCTCCAGGCCGGCCCGGACCGGGTAGCTCTCCTCCAGGTCGGCCGCGGTGAGGTTGCGCACCCGTACGCCCTTGTTGGGGGCGGACTCGATCAGCCGCAGGGACTCCAGCTCGCGGAGGGCCTCCCGCACGGGCGTCTGGCTCACGGCGAGCTCCGTGGCGATCCGGCGCTCCACGATCCGCTCGCCCGGCTTCCAGCGGCCGCTGACGATGCCCTCCACGATGTGCTCGCGGATCTGATCGCGCAGCGAGTGGACGACGGGCATGGTCATGAACCGCTCCTTCAAGAAGAGAAGACTCCTAGACAATACGGCGGCGGCCCCGCCCGGAAGTACTCCCGGGCGGGGCCGCCGCTGGTGAGGCTGGTTACAGCCGGGGCGCTCAGATGCCGAGCTCGACCTCGAACTCACCGGCCTCGAGGATCGCCTTGACCGTGGTCAGGTAGCGGGCGGCGTCGGCGCCGTCCACCAGACGGTGGTCGTAGGAGAGCGTCAGGTACGTCATGTCGCGGACGCCGATGACGGTGCCCTCGGGCGTCTCGATGACGGCCGGACGCTTCACCGTGGCGCCGATGCCCAGGATGGCGACCTGGTTCGGCGGCACGATGATCGTGTCGAACAGCGCACCGCGCGAACCGGTGTTGCTGATCGTGAAGGTCGCACCGGCCAGCTCGTCCGGCGTGATCTTGTTGCCGCGGACCTTGCCCGCCAGGTCGGCGGTGGCCTTGGCGATGCCGGCCAGGTTGAGGTCGCCCGCACCCTTGATGACCGGGGTCATCAGGCCCTTCTCGGAGTCCACGGCGATGCCGATGTTCTCCGAGTCGAAGTAGGTGATGGTGCCCTCGTCCTCGTTGATCCGGGCGTTGACGACCGGGTGGGCCTTCAGCGCCTGGGCCGCGGCCTTCACGAAGAACGGCATCGGGGAGAGCTTGACGCCCTCGCGCGCCGCGAACCCGTCCTTGGCCTGGGCGCGCAGCTTCATCAGCCGCGTGACGTCGACCTCGACGACCGACGACAGCTGGGCCTGGCCGTGGAGCGCCTTCATCATGTTGTCGCCGATGACCTTGCGCATGCGGGTCATCTTGACGGTCTGGCCGCGCAGCGGGGACGGCTCGGTCGAGACACCGGCCGGGGCCTTCCCGGCCGCCGGAGCGGCGGCGGCCGGAGCCGGCGCCGCGGCCTTCGCGGCCTCGGCGGCGGCGACGACGTCCTGCTTGCGGATGCGGCCGCCGACACCGGTGCCCTTGACCGAGGAGAGGTCCACACCGCTCTCGGCCGCGAGCTTGCGGACCAGCGGGGTGACGTAGGCGCCCTCGTCCGCGGCCGTCGCGGCGGGAGCCCGTGCCGGGGCGGGGGCGGCGGGCGCGGGCTGCGCCGGGGCCGCGGGAGCCGGGGCGGCGGGCTGTGCCGGGGCGGCGGGCTGCGCGGGAGCCGCGGCGGCCGGCTGAGCCGGAGCCTCGGGAGCCTCGGGAGCCGCCGGAGCCTCGGGAGCCGGGGCGGCAGCGGCGGGCTGCGCCGGAGCCTCGGGGGCGGCCGGAGCGGCACCCGGGGCGCCGATGACGGCGAGCTTCGCGCCGACCTCGGCGGTCTCGTCCTCGCCGACCACGATCTCCAGCAGCACGCCGGAGGCCGGTGCGGGGATCTCGGTGTCGACCTTGTCGGTGGAGACCTCGAGCAGGGGCTCGTCCTCCGCGACCTCCTCGCCGACCTCCTTCAGCCAGCGGGTGACGGTGCCCTCGGTGACCGACTCGCCCAGCGCGGGCAGGACGACGTCGGTGCCCTCGGCGCCGCCGCCACCGGCAGCGGCCTCGGCGGTCGGGGCCGGAGCGGGCGCGGCCTGCTCCGCGGCCGGGGCGGCCTGGGCGGGCTGCTCGGGCTCGGGGGCGGGGGCCTGGGCCTGCTCGGCGGCGGGCTCCGGGGCGGCGGCAGCCGCACCCGAGCCGTCGTCGATGACGGCCAGCTCGGCGCCGACCTCGACGGTCTCGTCCTCGGCGACCTTGATGGACGACAGGACGCCGGAGGCCGGTGCGGGGATCTCGGTGTCGACCTTGTCGGTCGACACCTCGAGCAGCGGCTCGTCGGCCTCGACGCGCTCGCCCTCGGCCTTCAGCCAGCGGGTGACGGTGCCCTCGGTGACGCTCTCGCCGAGCGCCGGGAGGGTTACGGAAACCGGCATGGTTTCGGTTGCTCCTTACGGTGGGGTCTCCCCGGCTCGCGCGAAGCGCGGGGCCGGGGGAAGTGCGGTAGTGGTCGTCGCGCCCGTGGACTCGGCTCAGTCGTGGGAGTGGAGGGGCTTGCCGGCGAGGGCCAGGTGGGCCTCGCCGAGTGCCTCGTTCTGCGTCGGGTGCGCGTGGACGAGCTGCGCGACCTCGGCCGGCAGGGCCTCCCAGTTGTAGATCAGCTGGGCCTCGCCGACCTGCTCGCCCATACGGTCACCGACCATGTGGACGCCGACCACGGCACCGTCCTTGACCTGGACGAGCTTGATCTCGCCGGCGGTCTTCAGGATCTTGCTCTTGCCGTTGCCCGCCAGGTTGTACTTCAGAGCGACGACCTTGTCCGCGCCGTAGACCTCCTTGGCCTTGGCCTCGGACAGGCCCACGGAGGCGACCTCGGGGTGGCAGTACGTCACCTTCGGCACGCCGTCGTAGTCGATCGGGACGGTCTTCAGACCGGCCAGGCGCTCCGCCACCAGGATGCCCTCGGCGAAACCGACGTGCGCGAGCTGAAGGGTCGGGACGAGGTCGCCGACGGCCGAGACGGTCGGCACGTTCGTGCGCATGTACTCGTCGACCAGGACGTAGCCGCGGTCCATCGCGACGCCCTGCTCCTCGTAGCCCAGGCCCTGGGAGACCGGGCCGCGGCCGACGGCGACCAGCAGCACCTCGGCCTCGAAGGTCTTGCCGTCGGCGAGGGTGACCCGCACGCCGTCCTCGGTGTACTCGGCCTTCTCGAAGAAGGTGCCGAGGTTGAACTTGATGCCGCGCTTGCGGAAGGCGCGCTCGAGGAGCTTCGAGCTGTTCTCGTCCTCGACCGGGACGAGGTGCTTCAGGGCCTCGATGATCGTGACGTCGGTGCCGAAGGACTTCCAGGCCGAGGCGAACTCGACACCGATGACGCCGCCGCCCAGGACGATGGCGGACTTCGGCACGCGGTCCAGGACCAGCGCGTGGTCGGAGGAGATGATCCGGTTGCCGTCGATGGTCAGGCCGGGCAGCGACTTCGGCACCGAACCGGTGGCGAGGAGGACGTGGCGGCCCTCGACCCTGCGGCCGTTGACGTCGACGGACGTCGGGGAGGACAGCCGGCCCTCACCCTCGATGTAGGTGACCTTGCGGGAGGCGATCAGACCCTGCAGG is a window encoding:
- a CDS encoding helix-turn-helix transcriptional regulator, which gives rise to MLKTSARLLELLSLLQLKRDWTSSELAGRLDVSTRTVRADIGKLRSLGYPVDARPGVAGGYRLAAGTAMPPLLLDDDEAVAVAVGLGAVATQRLGVEETSLTALAKLEQVLPSRLRRRVKAVREATSVVPGAEPPLDLSVLGAVAAAIRGHERLRFGYTKPGGSEGARHTEPQRLVSWGPLWYLLAWDLDRDDWRVFRVDRMAPHAPTGARFQPRVIPEDDVVEYVVGRVSKAAWKYRARVLVHAPAAKVAAKIPIPVDIEVVDESTCRVELGSDDPDRLALWMTQLGVDIEVIDGDELAVAFDRLATRFRRAAGGASTT
- a CDS encoding GntR family transcriptional regulator gives rise to the protein MTMPVVHSLRDQIREHIVEGIVSGRWKPGERIVERRIATELAVSQTPVREALRELESLRLIESAPNKGVRVRNLTAADLEESYPVRAGLEQIAAELAAERLAADCSALEPHVAALYEADRAADGTAQVRHTVAFHRELVKAAGNGVLLHTWEGLGIEVFTALSIRWLGTKQKSYAEEHEELVEAFRRRDPRIGALVKAHVLGCAPRA
- the aceE gene encoding pyruvate dehydrogenase (acetyl-transferring), homodimeric type, which codes for MTDPVAMLPSELDQLPDRDTEETAEWAASLDAVTKAAGPHRAAYLMRRTLQHAEGVEGLDLPKLLETDHVNTIPTAAEPVPAGDEEMERRITAWNRWNAAAMVTRGAKHGVGGHIATFASAAWLYETGFNHFFRGKEQDGSGDQLYIQGHASPGIYARAFLDGRLTEAHLDNFRQEAGGNGLPSYPHPRRLPWLWEFPTVSMGLGPLSAIYQARFNRYLTNRGIKDVSASHVWAFLGDGEMDEPESTAALALASREGLDNLTFVINCNLQRLDGPVRANFKIVQELEAQFRGAGWNVVKTLWGNAWDELFQLDTTGALVRRLREVPDAQVQTYQTRDAAYIREDFFGKDPALVEMAKLLSDDKILECFHLSRGGHEPRKVYAAYKAALEFKGAPTVILAQTVKGYTLGEGFASKNSNHQMKKLTADEFKAMRDLLDLPIKDGDFADGQVPYGHPGADSPEVRYLQERRAALGGPAPARRVHPVAPLPAPAEKAFAAFDKGSGNQSVATTMAFVRLVKELIRDKETGRRWVPIVPDEARTFGMESLFPSLGIYSPKGQTYEPVDRDQLMYYREAKNGQILNEGITEAGSMADFIAAASSYATHGETMIPFYIFYSMFGWQRTADQMWQLADQLGKGFLVGATAGRTTLTGEGLQHADGHSPVIAATNPAALTYDPAFAYEVAAIVKDGLRRMFGEARPDEDPDVFYYLTVYNEPMPQPAKPEGVDEGIVRGLYRFKEGEGAADDPRIQLLASGTAIHWALEAQRLLAAEWGVTADVWSATSWTELRRDALEADEALLRGESRIPYVRQALEGAEGPVLAVSDYMRQVPDQIAQWVEQDWSSLGADGFGLSDTREAARRHFGVDAQSIVVAALAQLARRGEVPASAVKDARERYGF
- a CDS encoding helix-turn-helix transcriptional regulator, whose product is MRAARLIKMVLLLQSRPSMTASELARELEVSERTVTRDALALSEAGVPVYADRGRAGGYRLVGGYRTRLTGLARSEAEALFLSGVPGALREMGLEDAASAARLKVSAALLPSLRDASRSAAQRFHLDAPGWYQEPETPDLLPVVAEAVWGDRVLTARYREAERRLEPYGLVLKAGVWYLCALADGTSFRVYRIDRFTAVSLTDERFERDASFDLPAFWEERAAQFARSILRAEVVLRLSPEAARRLPHVTDRAAAEEALGAAGPADDRGWRTITLPVESEVVAFTQLLSLGPESEVMGPEGLRQRFATAAAGMHALYGGTPAGTTAQR
- a CDS encoding epoxide hydrolase family protein; the protein is MNENNALTPFRIDIPQSDIDDLRDRLAHTRWPIPVPGRDDRTDFSRGIPLGYLKELAEYWRVGFDWRAQEVKLNEYEQFTTVVNGQTFHVVHVRSTNPEATPLILNHGWPGSFVEYQRLIPLLTDEFHVVVPSLPGFGFSTPLSGTGWELARTTEAYAEIMTRLGYERFAAHGTDIGTGTTSRLAALHPERVIGTHLGSDRALLSLVGDKFPYPDGLSDDEIAQIEAVRTEYAAERGYLEMQNHRPDTIGAALTDSPVGQLAWIAEKFKTRTSGAYRTPDESVDRDQLLTNISLYWFTRSGASSAQFYYEGEHSGLEWVMASGVPSGWAVFDTHPVMRRAMDPGKAIGHWSEFTEGGHFPAMEETELLADDIRTFFRGIS
- the lpdA gene encoding dihydrolipoyl dehydrogenase, coding for MANDASTVFDLVILGGGSGGYAAALRGAQLGLDVALIEKDKVGGTCLHRGCIPTKALLHAGEIADQARESEQFGVKATFEGIDVPAVHKYKDEVISGLYKGLQGLIASRKVTYIEGEGRLSSPTSVDVNGRRVEGRHVLLATGSVPKSLPGLTIDGNRIISSDHALVLDRVPKSAIVLGGGVIGVEFASAWKSFGTDVTIIEALKHLVPVEDENSSKLLERAFRKRGIKFNLGTFFEKAEYTEDGVRVTLADGKTFEAEVLLVAVGRGPVSQGLGYEEQGVAMDRGYVLVDEYMRTNVPTVSAVGDLVPTLQLAHVGFAEGILVAERLAGLKTVPIDYDGVPKVTYCHPEVASVGLSEAKAKEVYGADKVVALKYNLAGNGKSKILKTAGEIKLVQVKDGAVVGVHMVGDRMGEQVGEAQLIYNWEALPAEVAQLVHAHPTQNEALGEAHLALAGKPLHSHD
- the sucB gene encoding 2-oxoglutarate dehydrogenase, E2 component, dihydrolipoamide succinyltransferase; protein product: MPVSVTLPALGESVTEGTVTRWLKAEGERVEADEPLLEVSTDKVDTEIPAPASGVLSSIKVAEDETVEVGAELAVIDDGSGAAAAAPEPAAEQAQAPAPEPEQPAQAAPAAEQAAPAPAPTAEAAAGGGGAEGTDVVLPALGESVTEGTVTRWLKEVGEEVAEDEPLLEVSTDKVDTEIPAPASGVLLEIVVGEDETAEVGAKLAVIGAPGAAPAAPEAPAQPAAAAPAPEAPAAPEAPEAPAQPAAAAPAQPAAPAQPAAPAPAAPAQPAPAAPAPARAPAATAADEGAYVTPLVRKLAAESGVDLSSVKGTGVGGRIRKQDVVAAAEAAKAAAPAPAAAAPAAGKAPAGVSTEPSPLRGQTVKMTRMRKVIGDNMMKALHGQAQLSSVVEVDVTRLMKLRAQAKDGFAAREGVKLSPMPFFVKAAAQALKAHPVVNARINEDEGTITYFDSENIGIAVDSEKGLMTPVIKGAGDLNLAGIAKATADLAGKVRGNKITPDELAGATFTISNTGSRGALFDTIIVPPNQVAILGIGATVKRPAVIETPEGTVIGVRDMTYLTLSYDHRLVDGADAARYLTTVKAILEAGEFEVELGI